In one Bradyrhizobium cosmicum genomic region, the following are encoded:
- a CDS encoding YaiI/YqxD family protein has translation MTDSPTRIYVDADACPVKDEIYRVALRHSVPVSVVAGNFIRVPQDPLIERIAAGAGMDAADDWIVERVKPGDVVVTSDIPLASRCVKAGADVIAPNGKPFTEESIGMTLAVRNLMTDLRSAGEVTGGPRSFAPRDRSAFLSALDQTLRRIQRRRADQAATSQNLSQD, from the coding sequence ATGACTGACAGCCCCACCCGCATCTATGTCGACGCCGACGCCTGCCCGGTCAAGGACGAGATCTACCGCGTCGCGCTCCGGCACAGCGTGCCCGTGAGCGTCGTCGCCGGCAACTTCATCCGCGTCCCGCAGGACCCGTTGATCGAGCGCATCGCGGCGGGCGCGGGCATGGATGCCGCCGACGACTGGATCGTGGAGCGGGTCAAGCCCGGCGACGTCGTCGTCACCTCCGACATTCCGCTGGCCAGCCGCTGCGTGAAGGCGGGCGCCGACGTGATCGCGCCGAACGGCAAGCCGTTCACGGAGGAATCGATCGGCATGACGCTGGCGGTGCGCAATCTGATGACCGATCTGCGCTCGGCCGGTGAAGTCACCGGCGGCCCGCGCTCGTTCGCGCCGCGCGACCGTTCGGCCTTCCTCTCCGCGCTCGACCAGACGCTGCGCCGGATCCAGCGCCGCCGCGCCGATCAGGCCGCAACGAGCCAGAATTTGAGTCAGGACTGA
- a CDS encoding RlmE family RNA methyltransferase, translating into MAKDTTGRLHVQVKTGGKRKLSSKLWLERQLNDPYVVKAKALGYRSRAAFKLLEIDDKYRLLKHGMAVVDLGAAPGGWSQIAAKRVGSVDGKGKVVAIDLLDMPEIAGVEFAQLDFMDNDAPAKLNAMLGGGADVVMSDMAANTTGHRKTDQLRIVGLIETAAAFACDVLKPGGTFLAKAFQSGADAELLAQLKRDFATVRHVKPAASRADSSERYVLATGFRGEAKT; encoded by the coding sequence ATGGCCAAGGACACCACCGGCCGCTTGCACGTCCAGGTCAAGACCGGCGGCAAGCGCAAATTGTCGTCGAAGCTGTGGCTGGAGCGGCAGCTCAACGATCCCTATGTGGTCAAGGCGAAGGCGCTGGGTTACCGTTCGCGCGCGGCGTTCAAGCTGCTCGAGATCGACGACAAATACCGGCTGCTGAAGCACGGCATGGCCGTGGTCGATCTCGGCGCGGCGCCAGGCGGCTGGAGCCAGATCGCGGCCAAGCGCGTCGGCTCGGTCGACGGCAAGGGCAAGGTCGTCGCGATCGATCTGCTTGATATGCCCGAGATTGCCGGCGTCGAGTTCGCGCAGCTCGACTTCATGGACAATGACGCCCCGGCGAAGCTGAACGCGATGCTCGGCGGTGGCGCCGACGTCGTGATGTCCGACATGGCGGCCAACACCACGGGTCACCGCAAGACCGACCAGCTTCGCATCGTCGGCCTGATCGAGACCGCCGCGGCGTTCGCCTGCGACGTGCTCAAGCCCGGCGGTACGTTCCTGGCCAAGGCGTTCCAGAGCGGCGCCGACGCCGAACTGCTCGCCCAGCTCAAGCGCGACTTTGCGACGGTGCGTCACGTCAAGCCCGCCGCGAGCCGGGCGGACTCGTCCGAGCGCTACGTGCTGGCGACGGGGTTTCGGGGCGAGGCAAAGACGTAA
- a CDS encoding xanthine dehydrogenase family protein molybdopterin-binding subunit, whose amino-acid sequence MQEHTKSSTLENAIALQKYGVGQPVRRKEDDTLVRGKGRYTDDFNLPGQAYAVVVRSPHAHGVIRGIGLDAAKAMPGVLGVWTGKDLDAAGYGPFTCGLPLKNRDGSPLLQTNRQPLATDKVRFVGDPVAFVVAETLAQARDAAEAVELDIEPLPAVTDPEEAAKPGAPQLYDHIPNNVALDYHYGDMDKVNAAFAGAAHVTKIDIENTRVAVVSMEPRVGLASYDKNTERYTIQMPTQGVAGNRANLAKNLKVPNEKVRILTANVGGSFGMKNVNYPEYMCILYAAKALGRPVKWLDERSTAFLSDSHGRAQKIHAELALDAEGHFLAAKLSGYGNLGAYITGVAPGPLSLNTGKNFSSVYRTPLMGIDIKTVLTNTTLMGAYRGAGRPEANYYMERLIDRAADEMGINRLTMRKRNFIKPNQIPFAASSGVTYDSGDFQAVFNKALEISDHENFAKRKKESKKAGKLRGIAVGSYLEVTAPPSPELGKIVFDPDGSVQLITGTLDYGQGHASAFAQVLCSQLGVPFDSVKLVQGDSDIVHTGNGTGGSRSITASGQAIVEASKLVIEKGKRAAAHMLEASEADIEFADGNFTIAGTDRSIDIMELAKRLHDGKTPDGVPDSLDVDHTSEPVPSAFPNGCHVAEVEIDPDTGVVQIVRYSAVNDFGTVINPMLVAGQLHGGVVQGIGQALMEQVRYDESGQPITGSLMDYALPRAEDVPNMTVGDHPVPATTNPLGSKGCGEAGCAGSLSTVVNAVVDALSDYGIKHIDMPLTPERVWRAIQDAKGKAA is encoded by the coding sequence ATGCAAGAACACACCAAATCGTCCACGCTCGAAAACGCTATTGCACTGCAAAAATACGGCGTCGGGCAGCCCGTCCGCCGCAAGGAGGACGACACGCTGGTCCGCGGCAAGGGCCGCTATACCGACGATTTCAACCTGCCCGGCCAGGCCTATGCCGTGGTGGTCCGCTCGCCCCATGCCCATGGCGTGATCCGCGGCATCGGCCTTGATGCCGCCAAGGCGATGCCGGGCGTGCTGGGGGTGTGGACCGGCAAGGACCTCGACGCCGCCGGCTACGGCCCCTTCACCTGCGGCCTGCCGCTGAAGAACCGCGACGGCTCCCCCCTGCTCCAGACCAACCGCCAGCCGCTGGCGACCGACAAGGTCCGCTTCGTCGGCGATCCCGTCGCCTTCGTGGTAGCCGAGACGCTGGCGCAGGCCCGCGACGCGGCCGAAGCCGTTGAACTCGACATCGAGCCGCTGCCGGCCGTGACCGATCCCGAGGAAGCCGCAAAACCCGGCGCACCGCAGCTCTACGACCACATCCCGAACAACGTCGCGCTCGACTACCATTACGGCGACATGGACAAGGTCAACGCAGCGTTCGCCGGCGCGGCCCACGTTACCAAGATCGACATCGAGAACACCCGCGTCGCCGTGGTCTCGATGGAGCCGCGCGTCGGCCTGGCCTCCTACGACAAGAACACCGAGCGCTACACCATCCAGATGCCGACGCAGGGCGTCGCGGGCAACCGCGCCAACCTCGCCAAGAACCTGAAAGTGCCGAACGAGAAGGTGCGCATCCTGACCGCAAATGTCGGCGGCTCCTTCGGCATGAAGAACGTCAACTACCCCGAATACATGTGCATCCTGTACGCGGCCAAGGCGCTGGGCCGCCCGGTGAAGTGGCTCGACGAGCGCTCGACCGCCTTCCTCTCCGACAGCCACGGCCGCGCGCAAAAGATCCATGCCGAGCTGGCGCTCGACGCCGAGGGGCACTTCCTCGCGGCGAAGCTGTCCGGCTACGGCAATCTCGGTGCCTACATCACTGGCGTCGCGCCCGGCCCGCTCTCGCTCAACACCGGCAAGAACTTCTCCAGCGTCTACCGCACGCCACTGATGGGCATCGACATCAAGACGGTGCTGACCAACACCACGCTGATGGGCGCCTATCGCGGCGCCGGCCGACCCGAGGCGAACTACTACATGGAGCGGCTGATCGACCGCGCCGCCGACGAGATGGGCATCAACCGGCTGACGATGCGCAAGCGCAACTTCATCAAGCCGAACCAGATCCCGTTCGCGGCCTCCTCCGGCGTCACCTATGACAGCGGTGACTTCCAGGCCGTTTTCAACAAGGCGCTGGAAATCTCCGACCACGAGAACTTCGCCAAGCGCAAGAAGGAGAGCAAGAAGGCCGGCAAGCTGCGCGGCATCGCGGTCGGCTCCTATCTCGAGGTCACCGCGCCGCCGAGCCCCGAGCTCGGCAAGATCGTGTTCGATCCCGATGGCAGCGTGCAGCTGATCACCGGTACGCTCGATTACGGCCAGGGCCACGCGTCCGCATTCGCGCAGGTGCTTTGTTCGCAACTCGGTGTACCCTTCGACAGCGTCAAGCTGGTGCAGGGCGACAGCGACATCGTTCATACCGGCAACGGCACCGGCGGCTCCCGCTCGATCACCGCGAGCGGACAGGCCATCGTGGAGGCCTCGAAGCTGGTCATCGAAAAGGGCAAGCGCGCCGCAGCCCACATGCTGGAGGCGTCCGAGGCCGACATCGAGTTCGCCGACGGCAACTTCACCATCGCCGGCACCGACCGCAGCATCGACATCATGGAGCTGGCCAAGCGCCTGCATGACGGCAAGACACCGGACGGCGTGCCTGACTCTCTCGACGTCGACCACACCAGCGAGCCGGTGCCGTCGGCGTTCCCGAACGGCTGCCACGTCGCCGAGGTCGAGATCGATCCTGACACCGGCGTGGTCCAGATCGTGCGCTACAGCGCGGTCAACGATTTCGGCACGGTGATCAACCCGATGCTGGTTGCGGGCCAGCTCCATGGCGGCGTGGTCCAGGGCATCGGCCAGGCACTGATGGAGCAAGTCCGCTACGACGAGAGCGGCCAGCCGATCACGGGCTCGCTGATGGACTACGCCCTGCCGCGCGCCGAGGACGTGCCGAACATGACGGTCGGCGATCACCCGGTGCCGGCCACGACCAATCCGCTCGGCAGCAAGGGCTGCGGCGAAGCCGGCTGCGCCGGCAGCCTGTCGACCGTCGTGAACGCGGTGGTCGATGCGCTCTCCGACTACGGCATCAAGCACATCGACATGCCGCTGACCCCGGAGCGGGTGTGGCGCGCGATCCAGGATGCGAAGGGCAAGGCGGCGTAA
- a CDS encoding Ppx/GppA phosphatase family protein produces MNDHTRLRDGHAPHGGLEGSMAAVALAPEPAVAAQAPGTGVYAALDLGTNNCRLLIASPTSDGFRVVDSFSRIIRLGEGVSATGCISEAAIERAISALSICRDKINLRKARRLRLIATEACRAASNAEGFRSRVAAETGIELEVIDRETEASLAVLGCSPLVDPRGRGAILFDIGGGSTELVRIERDPENPEPRIKAWMSIPLGVVTLAEQFGGRDVTPEIYAAMEQEVANHVAPFAEQHGGDLADMHLLGTSGTVTTLAGIHLNLVRYDRRRIDSVWMNDTDITATISKLLGMSYEERANNSCISVERADLVLAGCAILDAIRRAFPLPRLRVADRGLREGMLVEMMREDGALGSW; encoded by the coding sequence ATGAATGACCACACGCGGCTCCGCGACGGCCATGCGCCGCACGGTGGGCTCGAGGGGTCGATGGCGGCGGTGGCGTTGGCCCCCGAACCGGCTGTCGCCGCGCAAGCGCCGGGAACCGGCGTCTACGCGGCGCTGGACCTCGGCACCAACAATTGCAGGCTCCTGATCGCCTCTCCGACCAGCGACGGCTTTCGCGTGGTCGATTCCTTCTCGCGCATCATCCGGCTCGGCGAGGGCGTCTCGGCAACCGGCTGCATCAGCGAGGCCGCGATCGAGCGCGCCATTTCCGCGCTGAGCATCTGCCGGGACAAGATCAACCTGCGGAAGGCGCGGCGGTTGCGGCTGATCGCGACCGAAGCCTGCCGCGCGGCCTCGAACGCGGAAGGTTTCCGCAGTCGCGTCGCGGCCGAGACCGGGATCGAGCTCGAGGTGATCGACCGCGAGACCGAGGCCTCGCTTGCCGTGCTCGGCTGCTCACCGCTGGTCGATCCCAGGGGCAGGGGCGCGATCCTGTTCGACATCGGCGGCGGCTCGACCGAGCTGGTGCGGATCGAGCGTGATCCGGAGAATCCTGAGCCGCGCATCAAGGCCTGGATGTCGATCCCGCTCGGCGTGGTCACGCTCGCCGAGCAGTTCGGCGGCCGCGACGTGACACCCGAGATCTATGCCGCGATGGAGCAGGAGGTCGCCAACCACGTCGCGCCGTTTGCCGAACAGCACGGCGGCGATCTCGCCGACATGCACCTGCTCGGCACCTCCGGCACCGTGACGACGCTGGCCGGCATTCACCTCAATCTCGTGCGCTATGATCGTCGCCGCATCGACAGCGTCTGGATGAACGATACCGACATTACCGCGACCATCAGCAAGCTGCTCGGCATGAGCTACGAGGAACGTGCGAACAATAGCTGCATCAGCGTCGAGCGCGCCGATCTCGTGCTCGCCGGCTGCGCCATCCTCGATGCGATCCGTCGCGCTTTCCCGCTGCCGCGCCTGCGCGTCGCCGACCGGGGCCTGCGCGAGGGCATGCTGGTCGAGATGATGCGCGAGGACGGCGCGCTCGGGAGCTGGTGA